In Juglans regia cultivar Chandler chromosome 13, Walnut 2.0, whole genome shotgun sequence, the following proteins share a genomic window:
- the LOC109007007 gene encoding probable acyl-activating enzyme 1, peroxisomal has protein sequence MEGLVQCSANYIALSPISFLERAAIVYGDEVSVIYGSAKTSWRETYERCVKLASALVLHLGISPGDTVAAFSPNVPALYELHFGVPMAGAVLSALNTRLDSPMLALLLEQLEPKIIFVYQELVEVVDKALNILSERKSKPPQLVLIPENYDQTSSSTLTETPADSLDYNGLLAIGKADFETIRPNNECDPISVNYTSGSTGIPKGAIYSHRAAYLNSIAAIFRTDMKQMSVFLWTVDMFRCNGWCFTWAMAAVGGTNIFLRTEVLSAHLIFEAIDIHKVTHFCGAPTILNIIADAPASHQRRPLPSRVDIIVAGALPAPQVLMRVTELGFNLSHGYGMTEALGPAVVVPWEPRLQYSTKSDEQTEITKLCEGTHNLLMDGVDVKDPKTMKSIPYDGKTIGEVMFRGNALMLGYLKNSKAGQEAFRGGWYHTGDIAVRHPDGCIQMKDRAKDVIISSGGEAISTIEVEAVLRSHPKVSEAAVVGRANDDDDDLQAAGKTPFAFVELKKMISDACTAEEIIKFCEDRLPKYMVPQSVVFGDIQVTSTGKIQKFVLREKVKAMGSGSGMADLQDGIQ, from the exons ATGGAGGGTCTTGTTCAATGCTCTGCGAACTACATTGCTCTGTCACCCATAAGCTTCTTAGAGAGAGCCGCCATTGTTTATGGTGATGAGGTTTCCGTCATCTATGGCTCTGCGAAAACTTCGTGGAGAGAAACGTATGAACGCTGTGTCAAGCTTGCTTCTGCTTTGGTTCTCCATCTGGGGATTTCTCCTGGTGATACT GTTGCGGCGTTTTCACCAAACGTTCCTGCACTCTACGAGCTGCATTTCGGCGTTCCAATGGCCGGGGCAGTTCTTTCTGCACTTAACACCAGGTTGGATTCACCTATGTTGGCGCTGTTATTAGAACAGTTGGAGcccaaaatcatttttgtatACCAAGAGCTCGTTGAGGTTGTCGATAAGGCACTAAACATACTCTCCGAGAGAAAAAGCAAGCCACCCCAGCTTGTTCTAATACCAGAGAATTATGATCAAACATCATCCTCAACTCTGACAGAAACCCCAGCAGATAGCCTGGATTACAATGGTCTTCTTGCAATAGGAAAAGCAGATTTTGAGACCATACGGCCAAACAATGAATGTGATCCTATCTCAGTGAATTATACTTCTGGCTCAACTGGCATTCCCAAAGGAGCAATATACAGCCATAGAGCTGCCTATCTCAATTCAATAGCAGCAATTTTTCGCACTGACATGAAACAAATGTCAGTATTTTTATGGACTGTTGACATGTTTCGCTGCAATGGGTGGTGCTTCACTTGGGCAATGGCTGCTGTTGGTGGCACCAATATCTTCCTCAGAACTGAAGTACTCTCAGCACACCTCATATTTGAAGCCATTGATATTCACAAGGTTACTCACTTCTGTGGTGCCCCCACCATTTTGAACATAATTGCCGACGCTCCAGCTAGCCACCAGAGGCGGCCATTGCCATCCAGGGTGGACATTATCGTTGCCGGTGCATTACCAGCACCCCAGGTCCTCATGAGGGTTACCGAACTAGGCTTTAACCTGAGCCACGGCTATGGTATGACAGAAGCCCTTGGCCCAGCCGTTGTTGTTCCATGGGAACCCAGATTGCAGTACTCAACAAAATCGGATGAACAAACAGAAATAACAAAACTTTGTGAAGGGACTCACAATCTTCTGATGGATGGCGTTGATGTAAAGGATCCGAAAACCATGAAGAGCATACCTTATGACGGGAAAACAATTGGGGAGGTGATGTTTAGGGGCAATGCTTTGATGCTGGGGTACCTTAAAAACTCAAAAGCAGGTCAAGAAGCTTTTAGGGGCGGATGGTATCACACTGGGGACATAGCAGTCAGACATCCAGATGGGTGTATACAAATGAAAGACCGTGCAAAGGATGTTATAATCTCTTCTGGAGGAGAGGCTATAAGCACGATCGAGGTAGAGGCAGTGTTGCGAAGTCATCCAAAGGTGTCGGAGGCTGCTGTTGTTGGGAGagcaaatgatgatgatgatgatctccaAGCAGCTGGGAAGACGCCTTTTGCATTTGTCGAGTTGAAGAAAATGATCAGTGATGCATGTACGGCGGAGGAGATTATCAAGTTTTGTGAGGATCGATTGCCCAAGTATATGGTTCCGCAGAGTGTTGTTTTTGGGGATATACAGGTCACTTCAACTGGCAAGATACAGAAATTTGTTCTGAGAGAGAAGGTCAAGGCCATGGGCAGTGGTTCTGGTATGGCTGATCTCCAGGATGGCATCCAGTAA